From the Ruminiclostridium josui JCM 17888 genome, one window contains:
- a CDS encoding mechanosensitive ion channel family protein, giving the protein MLSTVKGKLENLLGDFYAPVMILLKTLVVLIVAFALVKIGRIVIKKLFDKQKKLKYKIDDKRIDTISTLTISIFKYTVYIGALLTILSGILDLKAILAAAGVGGVALGFGAQSLVKDTISGFFILLEDQYAVGDTVTIEGLTGRVEHMELRVTRLKNYTGDLYIIPNGEIRKVINHTRDNKLVVVDIPIAYSSNMTKVTEITKKVCEEVKKKFDKFTEDPSILGITSFSEHNMNLRITARTLPNEQWEIERQIRLKVKEEFEKNGLEFFDRTRLIKPE; this is encoded by the coding sequence ATGCTTAGCACTGTAAAGGGAAAGCTTGAGAATCTGCTTGGAGATTTTTATGCTCCTGTAATGATATTACTTAAAACACTCGTAGTGCTTATAGTTGCATTTGCGTTAGTCAAAATAGGCAGGATAGTTATAAAGAAACTTTTCGATAAACAAAAAAAATTAAAGTATAAGATTGATGATAAAAGAATCGACACTATATCAACGTTGACTATAAGCATATTCAAATATACTGTATATATAGGAGCGCTACTCACAATATTATCGGGGATACTGGACTTGAAGGCAATACTGGCTGCAGCGGGGGTAGGAGGTGTTGCTTTGGGATTCGGAGCCCAGAGCCTTGTGAAGGATACAATTTCAGGTTTTTTTATACTACTTGAAGATCAGTATGCTGTAGGGGATACGGTAACTATTGAAGGTCTTACGGGTAGAGTTGAACATATGGAGCTTAGAGTTACTAGACTGAAAAACTATACCGGGGATTTGTATATTATTCCTAACGGTGAAATCAGAAAAGTTATTAACCACACCAGAGATAACAAGCTGGTTGTTGTGGATATTCCAATAGCATATTCAAGCAATATGACTAAGGTTACTGAAATCACTAAAAAGGTATGTGAGGAGGTTAAAAAGAAATTTGACAAATTCACTGAAGACCCGTCCATATTGGGAATAACCAGTTTTAGCGAACATAATATGAATTTAAGGATTACGGCACGTACACTCCCAAATGAACAGTGGGAGATTGAACGGCAAATACGTCTTAAAGTAAAGGAAGAGTTTGAGAAAAACGGGCTTGAGTTTTTTGACAGAACACGACTCATAAAGCCGGAATGA
- a CDS encoding gamma-glutamyl-gamma-aminobutyrate hydrolase family protein → MYKGKPIIGITAAFDYDKNISTLKNDYYEAIIQCGGLPVIIPVTEEKSSWVEYLDICSGFILSGGPDIDAAYFGKGNMPYANEISPIRDSMEIFITQQAIAMDKPILGICRGCQIMNIAAGGSIYQDIYAECSDKNTLLKHNQQAPRWFQIHDVTIYKPSCLYNVFGMDSIKVNSFHHQAVGEVAPGFTVNACSQDGIIEAISNENKKFVLSVQWHPENLWRKNRTHLKLFERLVSVC, encoded by the coding sequence ATGTATAAGGGCAAGCCGATAATTGGAATTACTGCTGCATTTGATTATGACAAAAACATCAGCACTTTGAAGAATGATTATTATGAGGCAATTATTCAATGTGGTGGATTACCCGTTATAATCCCTGTAACTGAAGAAAAAAGCTCATGGGTTGAGTACTTGGATATATGCAGCGGATTTATACTTTCAGGAGGTCCGGATATTGATGCTGCATATTTTGGTAAAGGCAATATGCCATATGCAAATGAGATTTCACCAATACGGGACAGTATGGAAATTTTTATTACACAACAGGCTATAGCTATGGATAAACCCATTCTTGGTATTTGCAGAGGCTGTCAGATAATGAATATTGCAGCAGGGGGAAGCATATATCAGGACATATATGCCGAGTGCAGCGACAAAAATACATTGTTAAAGCACAACCAGCAGGCCCCAAGATGGTTTCAGATACATGATGTTACTATATACAAACCATCCTGCTTATACAATGTTTTTGGTATGGATAGCATCAAGGTTAATTCATTTCATCATCAGGCTGTCGGTGAAGTAGCTCCGGGATTTACAGTAAATGCTTGCTCTCAGGATGGTATTATTGAAGCAATAAGTAATGAAAATAAGAAATTTGTTTTAAGTGTACAGTGGCATCCGGAGAATTTGTGGAGAAAGAACCGGACGCATTTAAAGCTATTTGAAAGGCTTGTTTCAGTATGTTAA
- the rd gene encoding rubredoxin: MDKYVCTVCGYVYDPEEGDPDGGIAPGTAFEDIPEDWVCPVCGVGKDMFEKQ, from the coding sequence ATGGATAAATACGTTTGTACAGTATGCGGTTATGTTTATGACCCCGAAGAAGGGGATCCTGATGGTGGAATTGCACCGGGAACAGCTTTTGAAGATATACCTGAGGATTGGGTTTGCCCAGTCTGTGGAGTAGGCAAGGATATGTTTGAAAAACAATAA
- a CDS encoding LiaI-LiaF-like domain-containing protein, which translates to MNNRHRGTMVVGVVLIILGILFLLSNFGIFEIYFDIFDIGFLFAHFWPMFLIIPGVVFHYAYFTAKTPDAGLLVPGGILLVTGLTCQISMLFDLWAFMWPGFILAVAVGLFELYLFGTREKGLLIPVFILGGLSLIFFTFSLGSSWVLRTYLVPGILILGGILIVTRNRRI; encoded by the coding sequence ATGAATAACAGGCATAGAGGTACCATGGTTGTAGGAGTGGTGCTGATAATATTAGGAATACTTTTCCTACTAAGTAATTTTGGTATATTTGAGATTTATTTTGATATTTTTGATATAGGTTTTCTATTTGCACATTTCTGGCCTATGTTTTTGATAATTCCCGGAGTGGTTTTCCATTATGCATACTTTACGGCAAAAACACCTGATGCAGGCTTGTTGGTACCAGGAGGTATTTTACTTGTAACAGGTCTTACTTGTCAGATTTCAATGCTGTTTGACTTGTGGGCTTTCATGTGGCCGGGATTTATACTTGCAGTTGCAGTAGGCCTCTTTGAACTTTATCTTTTTGGTACAAGAGAAAAAGGACTTTTGATTCCTGTGTTTATTCTGGGAGGATTATCTCTTATTTTCTTTACTTTCTCACTGGGAAGCTCATGGGTACTCAGAACTTACCTTGTACCGGGTATACTCATATTGGGTGGAATTTTAATAGTAACTCGAAATCGAAGAATTTAA
- a CDS encoding DUF1349 domain-containing protein, translating into MRKKLNKISIVLALAVLIQYMMFNLGFDTIQVSAEGITNVNYWNYSKIGSTHEFSSADVFTDKIIVAGSGSGAFNTEDSLIYSYIPVHGDCTIQAKIVSESCSDIFGKAGLMIRESLSTDSKNAFIALNKSNQIQFQYRTVTGGSSAADAGTSGSVPVYLKMTRLGNNFESFMSTDGSNWTKVGNTQTISMNSKVYIGFAATSTDPNKLCTARFENIDIEYTDNTPPLAPTNLRVVYESQPSCQIAWDEASDDSGTAMYEIYVNGNLKHYTKNCMFNCYGIDYKDIIELYVVAVDAKGNRSPESSPIKIVSQNALVPSSDINNIRLNSIGLDRINTRRQQENKPLVEVNPVQVGEEIITDDTPNNVIVQGNSVDLNTIYAESLPSSVDNSTLQCFPNIGLQVNGDCIAWSTGYYMMTHMVGLAKINAGQQWDVKNDTTGSKVFSPKFANSVSTTFSGTGVMSSIYKSYLDSGCATLADAPYVDDGVDGFKLSTDLNAWENAINYRMDKYGYIDANENNLDRIKQLLNNGYVLSFDTGIYNFVQYPNVILDNPDPTVNDDYAVGKHFYYMVDEIDAGHQMTLVGYDDNIWWGDVNGDGIPQPEEKGIFKLANSWGTNYGYDGFYYVTYDSLYRNSQFSQFNTPTRKPIFKDAFEWITPRRNYEPQLIAEFTVSHAKENQLRIAVGYSEMDKNMPEAYFFPSTLNYFSHEEPFDFNDDGTACDGNFAVDMTDFITKFNLDKTKTYKWYLMVGDDEQDGSPVTLKSFRVHDKINNTYSTYRGPELQNDGDNSYVSVDYSWSLVGDVDGNGIINDYDQSLIVDYSLGIINDFPVDDDMWAADVNGDGIIDMFDSAFVRKYILGQITVFPKLQ; encoded by the coding sequence ATGAGAAAAAAACTAAATAAGATAAGTATAGTACTGGCTCTTGCAGTTCTAATCCAGTATATGATGTTTAATCTTGGATTTGATACAATCCAAGTCAGTGCAGAAGGTATAACTAATGTAAACTACTGGAATTACAGCAAAATAGGTAGTACACATGAATTCTCTTCCGCTGATGTTTTTACAGATAAGATAATTGTTGCAGGTAGCGGGTCAGGTGCTTTTAATACCGAGGATTCATTAATTTATTCATACATACCTGTACATGGTGACTGTACAATTCAGGCAAAAATTGTCTCGGAGAGCTGTTCAGATATTTTTGGTAAAGCAGGACTTATGATAAGAGAGAGTCTAAGTACAGATAGTAAGAATGCATTTATTGCATTAAATAAATCAAATCAGATCCAGTTCCAGTACAGAACTGTGACAGGAGGTTCTAGCGCTGCTGATGCTGGTACTTCTGGCAGTGTACCCGTTTATTTAAAAATGACAAGGTTGGGGAATAACTTCGAATCATTTATGTCAACTGACGGAAGTAATTGGACAAAGGTTGGCAATACTCAGACAATATCTATGAATTCAAAGGTATATATAGGTTTTGCAGCTACATCAACTGACCCCAACAAGCTGTGTACAGCCCGCTTTGAAAATATTGATATTGAGTATACAGATAATACTCCGCCACTGGCACCCACTAATCTAAGAGTTGTTTATGAGTCCCAGCCCTCGTGTCAAATAGCATGGGACGAAGCCTCTGATGATTCAGGAACAGCAATGTATGAGATCTACGTTAATGGCAATCTGAAACATTATACAAAGAATTGTATGTTTAATTGCTATGGTATTGATTACAAAGATATCATTGAGCTCTACGTGGTTGCAGTGGATGCAAAGGGGAACAGGTCACCAGAAAGCAGCCCTATAAAAATAGTGTCACAGAATGCACTGGTACCATCAAGCGATATTAATAATATCCGGTTAAATTCCATTGGTTTGGATCGTATTAATACAAGACGGCAACAGGAAAATAAACCTTTGGTAGAAGTTAATCCTGTTCAGGTTGGAGAAGAAATTATTACAGACGATACTCCCAACAACGTTATCGTTCAGGGAAATTCGGTAGATTTGAATACAATATACGCTGAGTCACTTCCTTCATCGGTGGATAACAGTACCTTGCAGTGTTTCCCCAATATAGGCTTGCAGGTTAATGGGGATTGCATTGCCTGGTCCACCGGGTATTATATGATGACACATATGGTTGGCCTTGCCAAGATAAACGCAGGCCAACAATGGGATGTTAAAAATGATACTACCGGAAGTAAAGTTTTTTCTCCCAAGTTTGCTAATAGTGTAAGTACTACATTTAGTGGCACCGGAGTTATGAGCAGCATATATAAATCGTATTTGGATTCTGGTTGTGCAACATTGGCGGATGCACCGTATGTAGATGATGGTGTGGATGGATTCAAACTGAGTACCGATTTAAATGCATGGGAAAATGCAATAAACTACAGAATGGATAAGTACGGATATATAGATGCAAATGAAAATAATTTAGATCGTATAAAACAGCTATTGAACAATGGTTATGTATTATCCTTTGATACAGGTATTTACAATTTTGTGCAATATCCCAATGTAATTCTTGATAATCCTGATCCTACAGTAAATGACGATTATGCAGTTGGAAAGCACTTCTATTATATGGTTGACGAAATTGACGCAGGTCATCAAATGACCCTTGTAGGTTACGATGACAATATTTGGTGGGGCGATGTGAATGGTGATGGAATACCTCAGCCTGAAGAAAAAGGCATTTTTAAACTAGCCAACAGTTGGGGAACAAATTATGGCTATGATGGTTTCTACTATGTCACTTATGACAGTTTATATAGAAATTCTCAATTCAGTCAGTTTAACACCCCAACAAGAAAACCAATTTTTAAGGATGCATTTGAGTGGATAACACCCAGAAGGAATTATGAACCTCAGCTTATTGCGGAGTTTACGGTAAGCCATGCAAAAGAAAATCAGCTTAGGATTGCCGTAGGCTATTCTGAAATGGATAAAAACATGCCAGAAGCATATTTCTTTCCTAGCACCTTAAACTATTTCTCTCATGAAGAGCCTTTTGACTTTAATGATGACGGAACTGCTTGTGATGGCAACTTTGCAGTTGATATGACAGACTTTATTACAAAGTTCAATTTGGACAAGACTAAAACATACAAGTGGTATTTAATGGTGGGAGACGATGAGCAAGATGGTTCCCCTGTTACATTAAAAAGCTTCAGGGTTCACGACAAAATTAATAATACATATTCAACATATAGAGGCCCTGAACTTCAGAATGATGGGGATAACAGCTATGTCAGCGTAGATTACAGCTGGTCTCTCGTAGGTGATGTAGACGGAAACGGCATTATTAACGATTATGATCAATCATTAATTGTAGATTATAGTCTAGGCATAATTAATGATTTCCCAGTTGATGATGATATGTGGGCAGCAGATGTTAATGGTGACGGTATCATAGATATGTTTGATTCTGCTTTTGTTAGGAAGTATATCCTTGGTCAGATAACTGTCTTCCCTAAGCTGCAGTAA
- the yyaC gene encoding spore protease YyaC, with translation MNSDSKVNNLKYIDSNNATAILSFSDALYKTLTNCKTEGYREIVIICIGTDRSTGDSLGPIIGYKLRGMNYSNVYVYGDLESPVHAKNLQETIKSIYKRYEKPFLIAIDASLGRTDHVGFISVGEGSIRPGSALNKDLEPVGHMHVTGIVNAVGFMEFMVLQNTRLGTVMKIADIVATGLKYVMWKISREGILSGEGRQVERWSI, from the coding sequence ATGAATTCAGACAGCAAGGTTAACAATTTAAAATATATTGACTCTAATAATGCAACCGCAATTTTATCTTTTTCAGATGCTCTTTACAAGACTCTAACAAACTGTAAAACAGAAGGATATCGAGAAATCGTTATTATATGTATAGGGACAGACAGATCAACAGGAGACAGCCTTGGGCCTATCATCGGATACAAACTTAGAGGAATGAATTATAGTAATGTATATGTGTATGGTGACTTGGAAAGTCCGGTCCACGCAAAAAATCTTCAGGAGACAATTAAAAGCATATACAAAAGGTATGAAAAACCTTTTCTAATTGCTATTGATGCATCACTTGGAAGAACAGATCATGTTGGTTTTATTTCGGTAGGCGAAGGTTCTATAAGACCCGGTTCTGCATTGAACAAGGATTTGGAGCCTGTTGGACACATGCATGTTACCGGAATTGTCAATGCCGTGGGATTCATGGAATTTATGGTTCTTCAAAATACGAGACTTGGTACAGTAATGAAGATAGCGGATATTGTTGCAACCGGTTTAAAGTATGTTATGTGGAAGATTTCAAGGGAAGGTATACTGTCGGGAGAAGGCCGTCAAGTAGAAAGATGGAGTATATGA
- a CDS encoding SpoIIE family protein phosphatase — MSDKIVKEFASLESNFIEDIIDGMQDWVRVIDKDGTVLFVNKPMREGLGYDAVGRKCFEVLGRSSPCPNCISSLRGKNLPSSKEETINGRVFSVTSSPLKSFQSNNVEAVIEVLHDITELKALSQELERQNEQLREDLSIARKLQCSLLPKQQFVGEKISFSYVYKPCEMIGGDFLDIFEIDEDHVGIYIADVSGHGVAASMLTMFLRAAIDKSSLSPSKVLTQLYQEFNKNGFEDELYISVFYGIINISDYSFCYSNAGLNVPPILFSGDDFKLLRTKGIPISNWVDNPEYTEVTQKLNPKDRLLFYTDGIIEIKNKSSEQFGEDRIIEHFLRKDLNPSSIISKLVDKALSFSGSTIHEIMDDITIALLEIK, encoded by the coding sequence TTGTCAGATAAAATTGTTAAAGAATTTGCATCATTAGAATCAAATTTTATAGAAGATATTATAGATGGAATGCAGGATTGGGTTAGAGTTATAGACAAAGATGGAACGGTTTTATTTGTCAATAAACCGATGCGTGAAGGACTGGGCTATGATGCCGTTGGCAGAAAGTGCTTTGAAGTTCTTGGACGTTCTTCTCCCTGTCCAAACTGTATCTCAAGCCTCAGAGGTAAAAATCTTCCTAGTTCCAAGGAAGAAACAATAAACGGGCGTGTTTTTTCAGTGACAAGCTCGCCTTTAAAAAGTTTTCAATCAAATAACGTGGAAGCTGTTATCGAAGTACTCCATGATATAACTGAACTTAAAGCATTAAGTCAGGAATTGGAAAGACAGAACGAACAGCTTAGAGAGGACCTTTCCATAGCAAGAAAGCTACAATGTAGTCTTCTGCCAAAACAACAGTTTGTTGGAGAAAAAATAAGTTTCAGCTACGTTTATAAGCCCTGTGAAATGATTGGCGGTGATTTTCTTGATATTTTTGAAATTGACGAAGATCACGTAGGTATTTATATTGCTGATGTATCCGGTCACGGAGTTGCAGCATCTATGCTTACAATGTTTTTACGTGCTGCTATAGATAAGTCCTCACTTTCGCCGTCAAAGGTACTGACTCAGCTCTATCAGGAGTTTAATAAGAACGGTTTCGAAGATGAGCTTTATATTTCCGTATTTTATGGAATAATAAATATATCAGATTATAGTTTTTGTTACTCAAATGCTGGTCTAAACGTTCCTCCTATATTATTTTCAGGAGATGACTTCAAGCTTTTGAGAACTAAAGGGATACCTATCAGCAACTGGGTAGATAATCCTGAATATACTGAAGTAACACAAAAGCTTAATCCAAAGGACAGATTATTATTCTACACTGATGGAATAATTGAAATTAAAAACAAGTCCAGCGAGCAATTTGGAGAGGACAGAATCATAGAGCATTTTTTAAGGAAGGACTTAAACCCTTCAAGTATAATATCCAAGCTTGTAGACAA